A region from the Lolium perenne isolate Kyuss_39 chromosome 4, Kyuss_2.0, whole genome shotgun sequence genome encodes:
- the LOC127296210 gene encoding protein MOS2-like, with the protein MEEKKLSFSIAPKPRPPKPPSSAASGNSASASATATPAQQFVTEFDPSQTLTAGAAPAVIAPLPNSGHFLNHRSRKPSSLPTPEEEAALAASTAGGPTFVLDTSTNPDNPSSHIGYGLTLRSGDADAESGKPSAEPEKKPPSPARDGSSGDLMLRRYKEDMASLPDHRGIDEFEEVPVEGFGAALLAGYGWSQGKGVGRNNKGDCKVVEYQRRAGTLGLGYDPSEADPKKTRSGEWVIGGKKGAENGNGKKATDNGSAKKRDRDREDRAGERDSSTRQKRSGDHRAEREVREKDRNARDSREGERSRDVANKVRWLQSNIRVRVVTKRLSKRLYLQKGRIVDVVGPTTCDIRMDEGSELVQGVEQDMLETVLPRTSGRVLVLCGKHKGVYGHLVEKNAEAETGLVEDADTKGMVRVNYDQIAEYVGDPELLGH; encoded by the coding sequence atggaggAGAAGAAGCTGTCCTTCTCCATCGCCCCCAAGCCCAGGCCGCCCAAGCCACCCAGCTCCGCCGCCAGCGGCAACTCCGCATCCGCATCGGCGACCGCCACCCCCGCGCAGCAGTTCGTCACCGAGTTCGATCCGTCCCAAACCCTAACCGCCGGCGCCGCGCCCGCCGTCATCGCGCCGCTCCCCAACTCCGGCCACTTCCTCAACCACCGCTCCCGCAAGCCCTCCTCCCTCCCGACCCCCGAGGAGGAGGCCGCGCTCGCCGCCTCCACCGCCGGCGGCCCCACCTTCGTGCTCGACACCTCCACCAACCCCGACAACCCCTCCTCCCACATAGGCTACGGCCTCACCCTACGCAGCGGCGACGCCGATGCCGAGTCGGGCAAGCCTTCCGCGGAACCAGAGAAGAAGCCGCCCTCTCCGGCCCGAGACGGCTCCAGCGGCGACCTCATGCTGCGACGGTACAAGGAAGACATGGCCAGCCTCCCCGACCACCGCGGTATAGACGAGTTTGAGGAGGTCCCTGTGGAGGGATTTGGTGCCGCCCTCCTTGCTGGCTACGGCTGGTCCCAAGGTAAAGGCGTTGGTAGGAATAACAAGGGGGATTGCAAAGTTGTTGAGTATCAGCGCAGAGCTGGTACGCTGGGGTTAGGCTATGACCCCTCTGAGGCCGACCCTAAGAAGACCCGTTCCGGCGAATGGGTTATTGGTGGGAAGAAGGGTGCGGAGAATGGGAATGGGAAGAAGGCGACCGATAACGGGAGTGCGAAGAAGAGAGATAGGGACAGGGAAGATAGAGCTGGGGAGAGGGATTCGAGCACCCGGCAGAAGAGATCTGGTGATCATAGGGCAGAGAGGGAGGTTCGAGAGAAAGATAGAAATGCTCGGGATAGCCGAGAAGGCGAGCGTAGTCGTGATGTTGCTAACAAAGTGCGGTGGTTACAGAGCAATATCAGGGTTAGAGTGGTCACCAAGAGGCTCAGCAAAAGGTTGTACTTGCAGAAGGGCAGAATTGTCGATGTGGTGGGGCCTACGACATGTGACATACGGATGGATGAGGGGTCAGAGCTGGTGCAGGGGGTGGAGCAGGATATGCTTGAGACAGTCCTGCCGCGGACGAGCGGGCGGGTGCTCGTGCTCTGTGGGAAGCACAAGGGGGTGTATGGACATCTGGTAGAGAAGAATGCAGAGGCAGAGACTGGCCTGGTGGAGGATGCTGATACAAAAGGCATGGTTCGTGTGAACTATGATCAGATTGCCGAGTATGTTGGGGACCCAGAATTGCTTGGACATTGA